The DNA segment TTGGGGTTGGGCATCAGACCTCGCGGACCCAGCACCCGCGCGATCCGGCCCACCTTGGCCATCTGGTCGGGGGTGGCGATCGCGGCGTCGAACTCCAGCCAGCCGCCCTGGATCTTTTCGATCAGATCGTCACTGCCAACCACGTCGGCTCCCGCGGCGACGGCCGCGTCCGCCTTTTCACCGACCGCGAACACCACGACCCGGGCGGTCTTACCGGTGCCGTGGGGCAGGTTGACCGTGCCGCGGACCATCTGGTCGGCCTTGCGCGGGTCGACGCCAAGCCGGATCGCCACCTCGACGGTCGCGTCCTGCTTGGTCGACGACGTTTCCTTTGCCAGCCGGGCCGCCTGCAGCGGGGTGTACAGGTTGGTGCGGTCCACCTTCCCGGCGGCCGCGCGATATGCCTTGCTGTTCTTGCTCATTCGACTATCCAATCTATGGGTTGTGGTGACAGACGGGCCGGAGCTGGCCCTCCCACGGGTACGACTACTCGACGGTGATGCCCATCGAGCGGGCGGTGCCGGCGATGATCTTGGCGGCAGCGTCGATGTCGTTGGCGTTGAGGTCAGCCTTTTTCGTCTCCGCGATCTCCCGGACCTGATCCCAGCTGACCTTGGCGATCTTGTTCTTGTGCGGCTCCGCGGAGCCCTTGGCCACACCCGCCGCCTTGAGCAGCAGCTTGGCAGCGGGCGGCGTCTTGAGCGTGAACGTGAAGCTGCGGTCCTCGTAGACGGTGATCTCCACCGGGATGACGTTGCCGCGCTGATTCTCCGTGGCGGCGTTGTACGCCTTGCAGAACTCCATGATGTTGACGCCATGCTGGCCGAGCGCGGGGCCAACCGGGGGCGCAGGGTTGGCCTGCCCCGCCACGATCTGCAGTTTGATCAGCCCGGCGACCTTCTTCTTCTTCGCGGCCATGGGGTGTCGATGTTCCTTCCTGGTTCGTGCGTTTCCGGCTGCCCGCGGGCAGGCCGGCTAGATCTTGGAAACCTGGCTAAAGGTCAGTTCCACCGGTGTTTCGCGGCCGAAGATGGACACCAGTACCTTGAGCTTCTGCTGTTCGGCGTTGACCTCGCTGATCGTGGCCGGCAGCGTGGCAAAGGGTCCGTCCATGACGGTGACCGATTCGCCGACCTCGTAGTCGACCTCGACAACCGGACGCTCCAGCCCGCCCGCCTCGGTGACGGCCGCGGTGCTGGCCGCGCCTTTGGCGGTCTTCTTCGACGCCCCGCGCGGCAGCAGAAACTTCACCACGTCGTCGAGCGCAAGTGGCGATGGGCGGGAGGTCGCGCCGACGAACCCGGTCACCCCCGGCGTGTTACGCACCGCGGCCCAGGAGTCGTCGGTCAATTCCATACGCACCAGGATGTAGCCGGGCAGCACCTTGCGGTTGACCTGCTTGCGCTGGCCGTTCTTGATCTCGGTGACTTCTTCGGTGGGCACCTCCACCTGGAAGATGTAGTCACCGACGTCGAGGTTCTGCACCCGGGTCTCGAGGTTGGCTTTCACCTTGTTCTCGTACCCCGCGTAGGAGTGGATCACGTACCAGTCGCCGGGCTTGCTGCGCAGCTCGGCCTTGAGCGCGGCGGCCGGGTCGACCTCTTCCACCGGGGCCGCCACCTGCTGGGGGGTGTTGGCCTTGTGCACGTCCACCGCTTCCCCCGCGGACGTGTCACCGTCGAAGGCAGTCACGGTTCTAGTCCTCTCTATCACTCTCGAAGCCTCAACCGAATACCCACATCACGAGCTTGGTCAGGCCCAAATCGGCGCCGGCAACCAACGCCACCATGAAGGCCAGGAATGCCAACACCACCGATGTGTAGGTGAGCATCTGTTTGCGGTTCGGCCAGATCACCTTCCGCATTTCGGCCACGACCTGTTTCAGGTAGTTGTAGACGAACCCGATTGGGTTGGCTGGGCGT comes from the Mycobacterium shinjukuense genome and includes:
- the nusG gene encoding transcription termination/antitermination protein NusG, whose protein sequence is MTAFDGDTSAGEAVDVHKANTPQQVAAPVEEVDPAAALKAELRSKPGDWYVIHSYAGYENKVKANLETRVQNLDVGDYIFQVEVPTEEVTEIKNGQRKQVNRKVLPGYILVRMELTDDSWAAVRNTPGVTGFVGATSRPSPLALDDVVKFLLPRGASKKTAKGAASTAAVTEAGGLERPVVEVDYEVGESVTVMDGPFATLPATISEVNAEQQKLKVLVSIFGRETPVELTFSQVSKI
- the rplK gene encoding 50S ribosomal protein L11, with the protein product MAAKKKKVAGLIKLQIVAGQANPAPPVGPALGQHGVNIMEFCKAYNAATENQRGNVIPVEITVYEDRSFTFTLKTPPAAKLLLKAAGVAKGSAEPHKNKIAKVSWDQVREIAETKKADLNANDIDAAAKIIAGTARSMGITVE
- the rplA gene encoding 50S ribosomal protein L1, with the protein product MSKNSKAYRAAAGKVDRTNLYTPLQAARLAKETSSTKQDATVEVAIRLGVDPRKADQMVRGTVNLPHGTGKTARVVVFAVGEKADAAVAAGADVVGSDDLIEKIQGGWLEFDAAIATPDQMAKVGRIARVLGPRGLMPNPKTGTVTPDVAKAVADIKGGKINFRVDKQANLHLIIGKASFDAKSLAENYGAALDEVLRLKPSASKGRYLKKITVSTTTGPGIPVDPSITRNFTAEA